From the genome of Magnolia sinica isolate HGM2019 chromosome 12, MsV1, whole genome shotgun sequence:
ATTCCTTGGGTGAAAACCAGAAGCTGCAAAGGCCAAAATTCTTGGGGGAGATAGATCAGCCTGTCTCAGTAGAGCTGGCACTGACTGCAACTCTCATATGTATTGGCCGTCTCATGCAAAGATGTGCTGCAGCTAGTCCTGTGCACCACAGTCCCCTCCTACCTGCTATCCTTGTGTTTTTGGAGTGGCTCGTAGACTGGCCAGATGTAGTAGCAATCGATGAGGCTGATGAAAAATATGCCCGTGCAGTTGTTTACTTCTCCAGCACTTTTGTAGACCTGCTGAACAGAATCAGTGAAAGTGAGGGGATTAGCAACGGGTCTGTTAGTGCGGCTGAGTCTCCATTTTACCGTAGTGCCCTGTGGGAAGATTATGAATTACGAGGTTTTGCACCCATTGCTCCTGGCCATGAACCATTGTATTTCACGCGTGGTGATGATAATGgcaatcaccatcatcatcatcatgcccGCATTCATCGTATCTTTGTTGCAGCTATGAAGGCTGCGGATAATAGTAATGGGTCTGTTGGAATTCGGAAATGGATTTGTTatgaaaaatctgaaagaaaGTTCTATACGGCACAATCCATGAAAGCAGACTTGTTGGATATATCACCTAGTGGATCCATGAAAGAAAACAAACTGCAGGCTGATGTGAAGAGTTCTTCCAAGTCGACACATCAGAATACGTGTGGCAACTCTAGacatgtagaagaagaagaagaagagattgtaTTCAAGCCTACTGTAAGAATTTCTCCAGCACCACTTTGTGTTCCTGTCAATGCGAATCATGAACTGTTCGTTGAGGGTCTGCACAAGCAAATTTCAGCTTCTAGTGGATGTGGATCCTCGTCACTTATTAGGCTCCATTCAAACATAGCCATCACAAATTCCAATACATGCAGTAAGACTCCCCTTGCCAATGATTCAGTATCCAGCCCTTTGTTCCCTTCCGATTTGAGCACTCCCTTCTGTTTTAGTGGACAGACAACAACAGACAGTTTAAGGTTTGGGATAATGGACAATGGAACAGCTGGGCTACCATCTCAACTAGACAGGGCCCCCTCTCTCAGTGCATGGGGCCTTAAAAGAGACAATGCCGAGGTTGCTGCATTGGGAGATGCACTGCGGGTGAAAAATTCTAGTATCAGATGTATTGACGGTTTGGGCAGTGATGTCAAGGAAATCTCTTCCGAGCACCTGGGTAGCAGCCTCCCAATCAATGGAGCCATGGAAAGATGGCATGAAAGAGAGCTACCAACTTCAAAGGGAAACTATGTCATTGGTCATGGATACACTTCTTCTGGCATTGCTGCACCTCCTTACTTGGCCCCACTGCCTTCTGCACCACCATTATCAAATCTATCAGAGGATGGAATCTCGTCATCATGTAATGGTAATGATATGATGCAGCACATTTTGGCAACTTCAACGATGCTACAGGATTCAATGATGGACAGGAAAGGCATGCCAGGCTTTATCGATGCATCCTCACCACAAGTAAACAACTACTTTCACTCGAAATGGATTAGAGCTCTTCAGGGCCCATCCATGTGTGATTCTGGCCTTCCGGGGTACAATAGATATACACCGCCAATTTTCCCCGCAAAGGTGGCAGCAGATGATGGGCCATGGCTTCACCGGCAATGGGACAATTTCCATCAAGACCGCCTCCATGATCTGTTCTGGCCAGTAGGTAGATTTCATTTACCAACCCATACTGGAAGGTTCCAAGACCTTGACGTTTCCAGGTTTCCCGCTTATGATAGTTGGGCAATGAACTACATGGATGGCCCACCTTTGCAGCCTCAAGTCTATGATGCTGGTACTCAGATGATGGATAGATTTCATCATGGTGGTTACCAGGGAACAAGCTGTTATGGCCATGGTGGCATGGTAGACGAAATATCAGAGAGGCAGCTGCTTCTGCAATACCTCAAAGAGAAGGAGTGGGTCTTGCAGCAGCAAGGGCCCACTCAACTTAGAGGTTCCTCTTAAACAACTGAGAATATGATATCAATAATCCAATCGGAAAGACGGGGGAGGCTACATGTTCAAGCAATATCTTAGTTGACATGTATATATGCATTATATGTATAAACAAAACAGGTGACCGTTTCTGGTCATGTATTTTTACCACTGAAAATTGCACTTTGATTGATAGTGTAGACAGCAACCAGTGTAATTGGATGTGTGGATCTGGCCTATGTGAACCAAGCCCTTGTATGTCAGTATCTGCAACTTTTTCTCAAACAGCATGTGATTGAGTACTGTATCTTTTGTTTTTTGCAATCTTGTGTGTGAAGTATTCCGGACCAATAGATTACAACTTCATAGTGGGAGTGTTTGAATTAGAGGAGTGACCAAATATAACTACTAGGACATGCATTGTTTATTGCAGTATGGTGCTAAAGCTTGTCATTACATGCCATGAGATTGAGAGTGATTCCCAAGTAACTAAtagttatttaattatttttatattggaaattttcaattttataagGAAACTTAGTGGTGGAATTATGATGGATAAAAAGCTATTAACAAGAAAAGTTGATGTTTCAAAGACTAACAAGGGACAAGAAATGATGAGAATTTTGAACGACATAGAAATATTAAAAAAGATTGTTAAGAAAGCAGTGAGGTTAAacttcattcttttgatgatccTTATAATAGATTGGAGATGACAGAAGGTGAGAGATCTCTTTGAACTAACAAAAATGAGAGAGGAAGGATAGGAATTTAGTTCAAGTTAGATGGTTAAGAGCTATGACTTGTGGATGCTGGTAAAAGACAATGTGGTCAATGATAAGTGAAGAAGTTATTTTTAGAACTTGCAAAATGCCAACCACTCAAAACCATAGAGATGGAAGGTCTCGGGTGTCTGGATTTAGGAGCCATAGTCTCCTTTCAGAGAAAAGATTCTTATCATGGTTTCATCCCTAATACTTTAAATAAGTTTAGGATTGATATCAAAGGATAATCTATgcacttacaagttacaacaggGGACCGTCAGACAGAGTCACTCTCAAGTGTTTTCATGCTCAATCCGTATGTCAAAATGAGTTGAAATTTGAAACCTACCTCACTAATTACCTGGCGCACCACCAGAAAAATCTTAAAGCCTAAAAGCCCTGTGTTTTATTAGGGTTTCGCCCCTGTTAAGACAGAAAAATCCTGCTATTCATTAGCAGATCTACCGAGTTTCAGCCTACTATCGGATTTTCTATGATTTTTTTAGAACTCGGATTGCCCTAAAATTTTACAGGTTTGTTGAGGAATAAGTTTGTGACTCctagaaaaattacaaaaatttttAGCTTCTAATCTTCTCAGTTTAACCATATTCCCAAATCTAGTCTCAAAATTCAGCCTAAGAGGTGAACATTCACCCAAAAATCCCTAACTTCACCTTTGGTTATTTCTAATTGTCGAAATTTGtggaaaatattatttttaactaGAGAGATATCCTG
Proteins encoded in this window:
- the LOC131221241 gene encoding nonsense-mediated mRNA decay factor SMG7-like, with translation MHTDAANPFNDENCTRKYINEAVSAEKQLWTLIHSRSPLDVDVLETHRKARSSYENTVLFDHEFAQLHDIEHALWRLHYKLIDEFRKRIQADAFSGDCIDLDTPHEAAVGKPKSDHLLEGFRTFLSEATEFYKELIEKIKKRNGLAKELSIFKEDCFSNFPMSTEMQRCQYLCHRCLVCLGDLARYNELYGNRDIQNRNWSVAANHYLSASILWPESGNAQNQMAVLAIYIGDELLTMYHCIRSLAVKEPFLNAWDNLILLFEKNRSSHLYPLSKETATFDFLKPSERIATQVNEASGIKQSNHKMPGASDDVVSSEGTCLWNLAVRMISFLFIKSSLEDFTSIFSSFVSELQALLSLDDSKLKAELESYQHIGRNAAIIGPLRMLQLVCALIFSVHSLGENQKLQRPKFLGEIDQPVSVELALTATLICIGRLMQRCAAASPVHHSPLLPAILVFLEWLVDWPDVVAIDEADEKYARAVVYFSSTFVDLLNRISESEGISNGSVSAAESPFYRSALWEDYELRGFAPIAPGHEPLYFTRGDDNGNHHHHHHARIHRIFVAAMKAADNSNGSVGIRKWICYEKSERKFYTAQSMKADLLDISPSGSMKENKLQADVKSSSKSTHQNTCGNSRHVEEEEEEIVFKPTVRISPAPLCVPVNANHELFVEGLHKQISASSGCGSSSLIRLHSNIAITNSNTCSKTPLANDSVSSPLFPSDLSTPFCFSGQTTTDSLRFGIMDNGTAGLPSQLDRAPSLSAWGLKRDNAEVAALGDALRVKNSSIRCIDGLGSDVKEISSEHLGSSLPINGAMERWHERELPTSKGNYVIGHGYTSSGIAAPPYLAPLPSAPPLSNLSEDGISSSCNGNDMMQHILATSTMLQDSMMDRKGMPGFIDASSPQVNNYFHSKWIRALQGPSMCDSGLPGYNRYTPPIFPAKVAADDGPWLHRQWDNFHQDRLHDLFWPVGRFHLPTHTGRFQDLDVSRFPAYDSWAMNYMDGPPLQPQVYDAGTQMMDRFHHGGYQGTSCYGHGGMVDEISERQLLLQYLKEKEWVLQQQGPTQLRGSS